The window GATGGAAATGGCGGTGTAAATGGCATTGTAGAACTAGGAGATTTGCCACCAACGCGTACTGCTGGAGCAACAGCTGTAACTTACACAACTGTAACAAAATCTTTTGATGCCGCGGCAGAAATTGATGTTCCAATTGTAATAAATTATACTGGCGTTAATGGTGCACCAAATGATGTAACAGTTCAACTAGGCATATTTAATGCAGCTGTTACGGCCACAAATACAGCATATACTTTCTTGCCAACAACATTATACACTATTCCTTCAAATACAGTTGTCATTCCAAAAGGACAAAAGAAAGCGACTTTTATAATTAAAGTTAAAGCTGCCTCTTTCAACTTTGCGTTAACTTATGCGTTAGGTATTCAAATTACTTCAGCTTCATCAGGTATAATTAGCGGTAACTATGGTACTGGTGTATTTATTTTTTCAGCAAAAAACCAATGGGATGGAATTTATTCGATTGTATCGGGTACAGTAACTAGGTTTACGGCTGTCGGTGTAGTAGAAACACCTAGTACGTTAAACGGTTCTTTGCTTGGAAATGCTAATATTACATTAACCACAAACGGGGCGAATAGTAATATTGTTGGTAACTTGAGGTGGTTTGGTGGAGGTGCTGTTGCTGGTATTGATAACACAATAGCAACAATTAATCCAACAACCAATGCGGTTACAATGTCGGCTTTAGGAAACCTTACACTTGCAAATAGAGCGGGTTTGCCTAATAATTACGATCCAGCTACTAAAACCTTTATTTTAAATTTTGATTGGAATCAAACAACTGCACCTCGACAATATTCGATAGTGCTAAAATATGTTGGTCCTAGACCATAATTGTTTATTACAATCAACGAAATAAAATTAAAATTCATACTATAAAATAATAACCAGATGTGTTAGCATCTGGTTATATTATACTTTATAGAAAATTAACTTATTGTTGAATGAGGTAAAGAATGCCTATTTATTCAAAGATCGGAACATTTTATCTTTCTAAGAATAAGTTAGTTAATGAATAGTAAATTAGAGATCATGCTGGATAGCTGATCTCTTTTTTATTTCTATGGTGCTAATCGAGTTTTGGTCCAAATTCCTTTCGCAAGTTCAAAATTTATTCTATCATGCAAACGACTACTTCTTCCTTGCCAAAATTCTATTCTGGTTGGTTTTACAACATAGCCGCCCCAATGTGCAGGTTTTATAATTTCTTTATCTTTATTTTTAAGCTTGAAATCTTCAAATTTATCTTCTAAAAACGCCCTATTTGGAACAATTTGACTTTGTGGAGAAGTTACTGCGCCAATTTGACTAGCTACAGGACGAGTTTTAAAGTAAGCTTCTGAATTTTCTTTATCTAGCTTTTCAACCGTACCTTCAATTCTTACTTGTCGTTCTAATTCAGGCCAATAAAAAACTAAACAGGCGTAAGGATTTCGCTTAAGCTCTTTGCCTTTCTGACTTAAATAATTAGTATAAAATTTAAATCCATTATGATCGATGCCTTTAAGTAAAACAATGCGGGCATTTGGTTTTCCAGCTTTATCAGCAGTAGCCAGCGTCATGGCATTAGGTTCAAATATCTGAGAATCAATTGAATGATCTAACCATTTTTTAAACTGAGTAATTGGGTTATCATCCACGTCAGATTCATCAAGCGTGGCGCTTTTGTAATCTTGGCGCAGGTTTTGTAGAAATTCATTTGTAACTTGCATATCGCAAACTTAATCATCTTTAATTGGCTTACAAATAAAAATTAATATGCTTAATCCTATCAAACCGAAAACCGGGCGTTTACTTATTTCTGAGCCATTTATGATAGATCCTAATTTTAAGAGATCGGTGGTTTTAATTACTGAACATGGTGAAGAAGGCACTGTTGGTTACATTTTAAATCAAGTGGGAAACCTAATTTTGGGTGATGTAATTCAAGATTTAGGAGATTTCGACAGTCATATTTATTTCGGAGGTCCGGTTGCTGCTGATACCTTGCATTTTATACATAGATGTTACAATAAGTTGCAAAGCGGAGAACCTATTGGTAACGGTTTATATTGGGGAGGAGATTTCGAAACACTTAAAATTCTTATTTCAACGGGTAGTATTGATCAAAGTGAAGTGAAGTTTTTTCTTGGCTATTCTGGTTGGGATGAAAGTCAGCTAGATCGGGAAATAGAAGGCAATGCATGGATGGTTAGTGATATCCTTGATATTGATTCGATTTTTACTAACGATGATGAGCAACTATGGAGAGATGTAATTGTGAACCTTGGTCCAAAGTATGCCCACGTTAGTAATTTTCCAGTTGATCCAAGCTTAAATTAAATCTGTCCTTTTTATATTAACGTCCAAAATTACTGATTAATTTTTTCAGCACTTTCTTCAACTTTTCGTCTTAACTCGTCCTTATATCCTTGCATTTTTAAAGTTAGGGAATGGTCTGCTGTAGCCAAAATTTGAACTGCCAATAAGCCTGCATTTTTTGCTGCATTAAGGGCTACTGTTGCTACAGGGATACCGTTTGGCATTTGCAAGATTGATAAGATACTATCCCAACCATCAATAGAATTTGATGATTTTATAGGAACTCCAATAACGGGTAAAGTTGTAATTGAAGCAACCATACCTGGTAAATGAGCGGCTCCGCCAGCACCAGCAATAATAACTTTTAAACCTCGACCATGAGCTTCTTTTGCATAATTAAACATGCGTTCGGGAGTTCTGTGCGCAGAAACTACAGTAATTTCATATGGGATGCCAAATTCTTTAAAAATATTAGCGGCATCTTGCATAATTGGTAAATCAGATTTACTTCCCATTATTATTCCGACAATAACCCCAACCCCTAAAGGGGCTTTTTCCTGTAATCCGTTCATTTGCAATTGTAATTTCTTAAGTTTAATCTTTTATCGTTCACTATTTCTACCAAAGTATTCGTTTCCTTTAATTGGCCTTGGGTTTATTGCCACTTTGCTATTCGTTCCCCCTTTAGGTAAATAGGGAGTTAATTTTCACTTTGTTATTCGTTCCTCCTTTAGAGGCTAGGGGGTTTAGTTCCACCAAAGTATTCGTTTCCTTTGATTAGCCTCGGTTTATTGCCACCTTGCTATTCGTTCCCTCTTTAGGGGGTTATACCGTTTATTTCCATCAAAGTATTCGTTTCCTTTAATTGGCCTTAGGTTTATTGCCACCTTGTTATTCGTTCCCCCTTTAGGGGGCTAGTGGGTTTAAGCTGTAACTTTTAATGTTTTTTGAACATAACGAGCCTTTTCAATGGCTTTGTCCCTATCAATATCCACTATTGTTACATGGCCCATTTTACGATAAGGTTTAGTATATTTCTTTCCATAAAGGTGAACGAAAACTCCATCAACAGCCAGTATTTTTTCCAAATTTTCATATCTCGCAACGCCTTCGGAACCTTTTTCACCTAATAAATTAATCATTATGGCATTGGTGATGCTTGATGTATCGCCTAACGGCAAATTATATATTGACCGCAAATGCTGTTCAAATTGAGAAACATAATTACCCTCAATAGTTTGGTGTCCGCTATTGTGTGGGCGAGGGGCAACTTCGTTAACTAGCAATTCACCGTCACTACAAACAAACATTTCTACTGCTAAAATGCCTGTTATATTTAGTGCTGAAGCAATGTTTTTAGCAATATTTTCAGCTTTCTGTTGTAAACTTTCTGCATATGTAGAAGGAGAAATCAAAAATTCGACAAGATTGGCTTCAGGATTAAAATCCATTTCTACCATTGGAAAAGTTTTCATATCGCCGTTTGAATTTCTGGCAACAATTATAGCAACCTCTTTTTCAAACTCAACTAATTTTTCAATGATGCAAGGCGCATCAAATGCATTTTCAATATCCTGACTGCTGTTGATTCGCATTACACCTTTACCGTCATATCCATCTTTTCTCAATTTTAGAATGTAAGGAAATGGTATTTGACTGTTTTCTATATCTTCTTTGGTGTTAACGATTTGAAATGGAGAGGTTGGAATGTCATTCTCTTTAAAAAATTGTTTTTGTACACCTTTATCTTGAATTAATCGAATTACCCGAGACTGAGGGAATACTTTTTTCCCCTCCTTTTCAAGCTGTTCAAGTGCTTCAATATTTACTTTTTCTATCTCAATAGTAATGATATCAGCTTTCTTTCCAAAATTGTAAACTGTATCATAATCCGTTATAGATCCATTTTCAAAATAGTTTGCAATGTGTTTGCATGGCGCATCAGGATCTGGATCTAAAACCAACGAAGTTACATTGTAGTTAATTGCTTGCTGAATAAGCATTCGCCCTAATTGGCCCCCACCCAAAATACCTAATTTTAATTCGCTTATCTGTTTTGCCATTAATAAATAGATTTTTAAGATGCAAAAATAACAAAAATTGAACGCTAATTCTGGTTTTTGTAAAAACAGATACCTCATTTTTCTTGAATCGAAAAACCACTAAAAAAATTTAACAGAAAGTTCTGCCATATGCTTCAGTTATCCTGAAAAAAAATCGTGTTCGCTTTTGTTTGCGTATCAACAATGTTGTGCAACTATTAACGAAACACATTGCATAAAACTTACCAATAAAACGTACGAGTCATCACCTAAAACATATAACTTTGCTTTAATGAATGCTGATGCGATTATTATTGGTGCCGGTGCTTGCGGATTAATGTGTGCGGTGCAGGCTGGATTCCTCGGAAAGAAGGTTATAGTTTTGGAGAAAAATGAAAAACCTGGTGCAAAAATATTAATATCTGGTGGTGGACGCTGTAATTATACCAATCAATTTACATCTGCTGAACAATTTTTATCTAACAATCCACATTTTATAAAATCTTCTTTTACTCAATGGACTGTTGATGATACCATAGGTTTTTTTGAAACTTATGGTATTTATGGTAAAGAAAAAACATTAGGACAATTATTTCCCGATGAAAAGAATGCTAAAGATGTGGTTGAAATGTTTACTTCAATTTGTAACGATTTTGGACAAGAAATAAGGTGTAATGCTGATGTTAAAGAGATCGAAATTTTATCGGAAGGTTTCAAAGTTATTTATGAGAAGAATGGAAAAACTATAGAACTAACTGCTAATAAGTTGGTTATTGCAACTGGAGGCTTGCCAATTCCTAAAATGGGAGCAACTGATTTCGCCTTACGTTTTGCCAGAAAAAACAATTTAAAAATCGTAGAAACCGCCCCGGCTTTAGTGCCCTTAACCATTACAGGGAAAGATGAAGAGTGGTTTGCACAACTATCGGGCAACTCGATTTTCTGCGAAGTAAGTAACGATGAAATTTCATTCGAAGAGAACATATTATTTACGCATTGGGGTTTAAGCGGACCAGCAGTATTGCAAATTTCTTCTTTCTGGAGACCAGGAAAAATAATTAGCATTAACTTATTGCCTCATCAAGATATTGTTTTTCTTTTGGAAGAAGAGCGAAAAAACAATGGTAAAACACTATTATCAACCTTATTAAATCGATATTACACTAGAAAGCTTACCGATGCTTTAGCAAAATTTTTGCCTTTAAGCAAACCAGTCGCAGCATTAACAAAAATTGAGATTGAATTAATTAACAAAACCATTCATCATTTTGAAGTTAAACCAGCAGGCGATAAAGGCTACGATAAGGCCGAGGTAATGCGTGGCGGAATTGATACAAACGAGATTTCATCCAAAACTTTGGAATGCAAAAAAATACCAAACCTATTTTTTGGTGGCGAATGTTTGGACGTTACAGGTTGGTTAGGAGGTTATAATTTTCAGTGGGCATGGGCTAGCGGATTTGTGATAGCGCAGAACATTTAATTTTATCTAATTAATGTGATTGCACCTTTTAATAATTGCTTTGCATTTTTTGATTCTATCGAATAATAGTAAGTTCCAACAGGTGCGAAACTTCCATTTACTTTTCCATCCCAAAAAGCATTCTTTCCGATTGTGGTATAAATAGTATTGCCGAAACGGTTATAAATTTTAATTTTTGCATTATAATCGTCTTCTAAGCCACTAACTTGCCACAAATCATTTATATTGTCTCCATTAGGGCTAAATGCATTTGGAATTAATATTTCCATACAGTATGGCATCACTTTATACGTCAATTCCTTTGTACATCCATAAAAATCTTCCACCACCAGTGTATAGTTTCCTGCTTTACGAACTTCGTAAAATTGACTATTCGTTTTTTGGCCATTCCAAGTATAGAAAACAAAACCACTTTCCGCCTCTAGCATAACTTTTTCATTAATTATTACACAAATCTTTTGCTCCTCTGGTATCAATAATTTTAAAGGATTATTTATGATTACTTTGATTATATCGCTCCTAGCTGTGCAGCCGGATGAGTTGATAAAACTAACGTAAAAAGAACCGCTTTTTTTTATCTCTATTCCTGCCGTTGTTTCACCGGTATTCCAAATAAAATTCGATCCGATTTGATTCGTATTCGCTGTAAGTGTAACCGTTTCTCCATAACAAAGTACTTTGTTTGAAGAACGATTGATTTCAACAATTGGTAATGGGGTAAAAGTTATATTCTTAGCTAAAGAACTAATACTACAATTATTATCGCTAATGAATGAAATAACGTAAGCTCCTGAAATGTTAACAGTTATTGCATTCTTATTCGCTAATTCACTTAATTCAATTCCGTTTCGAAACCATTTTGTTTTATAGTTTAAAGGGTTCTCAACTAAAATTTCTGCAGTTTCACCTACGCAATAATTTGTTTTTAAACTATTTAGTAATGGCATTATAAAATTTATAAGATTAATTTTTACGGACTTTGATATCTCAGAATAGCTATCACAATTACTCACTTGCACTTGATAGATTCCTGAAACCGATGCGTTGTAAATATTTTGTGTTTCATTTATAATTTCTAATCCGTCCTTAATCCATTTGTACTTATAACCTGTAGCCAATTTTGTTTGTAGTGTAAAGGCAGAATTTGGACATAAGTTTATTTCATCAGGATAATTGAAAACGATTTCTGGGCTGGCATTATGTTTTATTACTATAGGTAACGACATTAGAGAAATATTTTCACAAAGCGCTGTTATTTTAAGCGTATAAGTTCCTGCCTCTTTTAATTCAGCTTTAGGTTTTCCTATCCATTCAATAATTTCAACATCATCTTTAAACCATTGAAAAAGTAATTGATTATAAAGAGAAGAAGAAATTTTTGAAGATATTTTTACAGTCTGATCGCCACAGGTTTCATAGATGATTTCTGGCTGATTATAACCGTTAGATGGTGGTTTCTCATAAATGAAATCACTATGCCTAATTTTTGAATAGTATACTTGATCCAAAGTTAGGTAGATTTTTTTAATACCTTTTTCTGAAGCCACCCATAAAACTTTTTCACACATGGTATCATAAGATTGGCCTGAAGTATAATCAAGAGAAATATTTTTATAGGTATCAATACAAAGCGAACTAATTTGTGAATTTGCTAAAGCTGGAATGTTAACAAATTTAATTCTATCCAATGGGTTGGGACTTGCATATATTTCATAAAAAATCGATGCTGGAGTATAATATAGCCCACGATCTGTAGCTGCAAAAACGAAGTTTTGTTTGGATATCGCTGTTAAAGCATATGCTTC is drawn from Pedobacter mucosus and contains these coding sequences:
- a CDS encoding NAD(P)/FAD-dependent oxidoreductase, encoding MNADAIIIGAGACGLMCAVQAGFLGKKVIVLEKNEKPGAKILISGGGRCNYTNQFTSAEQFLSNNPHFIKSSFTQWTVDDTIGFFETYGIYGKEKTLGQLFPDEKNAKDVVEMFTSICNDFGQEIRCNADVKEIEILSEGFKVIYEKNGKTIELTANKLVIATGGLPIPKMGATDFALRFARKNNLKIVETAPALVPLTITGKDEEWFAQLSGNSIFCEVSNDEISFEENILFTHWGLSGPAVLQISSFWRPGKIISINLLPHQDIVFLLEEERKNNGKTLLSTLLNRYYTRKLTDALAKFLPLSKPVAALTKIEIELINKTIHHFEVKPAGDKGYDKAEVMRGGIDTNEISSKTLECKKIPNLFFGGECLDVTGWLGGYNFQWAWASGFVIAQNI
- a CDS encoding YqgE/AlgH family protein: MLNPIKPKTGRLLISEPFMIDPNFKRSVVLITEHGEEGTVGYILNQVGNLILGDVIQDLGDFDSHIYFGGPVAADTLHFIHRCYNKLQSGEPIGNGLYWGGDFETLKILISTGSIDQSEVKFFLGYSGWDESQLDREIEGNAWMVSDILDIDSIFTNDDEQLWRDVIVNLGPKYAHVSNFPVDPSLN
- a CDS encoding gliding motility-associated C-terminal domain-containing protein, translated to MFLKLNFNTLLLTCLLLSFPFITKGQLNLTIGESFLEDQSFKQVFVSVEDHTVWGLTQSGNVFYKKEGDEAFNIYPLTNGLNIAQITGYNASEMYFLIKPDLIIHVRNETKHEIKVNYPGVTRINDISIISSKRDIAYYRNNPQVRNEDYLAIATNKHMYKIFRGNLTIDEQQSYANQPLVDEPDWHITNAGFKSVDFQYIYPTGQCFVNNHATISYKAYTSFISALPDRTPYPSKINCTLFAHHWQDTSGWQIYCNIWGTDEGLFAKNMGSCTEMEIKKVILNEKINDIEEAYALTAISKQNFVFAATDRGLYYTPASIFYEIYASPNPLDRIKFVNIPALANSQISSLCIDTYKNISLDYTSGQSYDTMCEKVLWVASEKGIKKIYLTLDQVYYSKIRHSDFIYEKPPSNGYNQPEIIYETCGDQTVKISSKISSSLYNQLLFQWFKDDVEIIEWIGKPKAELKEAGTYTLKITALCENISLMSLPIVIKHNASPEIVFNYPDEINLCPNSAFTLQTKLATGYKYKWIKDGLEIINETQNIYNASVSGIYQVQVSNCDSYSEISKSVKINLINFIMPLLNSLKTNYCVGETAEILVENPLNYKTKWFRNGIELSELANKNAITVNISGAYVISFISDNNCSISSLAKNITFTPLPIVEINRSSNKVLCYGETVTLTANTNQIGSNFIWNTGETTAGIEIKKSGSFYVSFINSSGCTARSDIIKVIINNPLKLLIPEEQKICVIINEKVMLEAESGFVFYTWNGQKTNSQFYEVRKAGNYTLVVEDFYGCTKELTYKVMPYCMEILIPNAFSPNGDNINDLWQVSGLEDDYNAKIKIYNRFGNTIYTTIGKNAFWDGKVNGSFAPVGTYYYSIESKNAKQLLKGAITLIR
- the purE gene encoding 5-(carboxyamino)imidazole ribonucleotide mutase; amino-acid sequence: MNGLQEKAPLGVGVIVGIIMGSKSDLPIMQDAANIFKEFGIPYEITVVSAHRTPERMFNYAKEAHGRGLKVIIAGAGGAAHLPGMVASITTLPVIGVPIKSSNSIDGWDSILSILQMPNGIPVATVALNAAKNAGLLAVQILATADHSLTLKMQGYKDELRRKVEESAEKINQ
- the pdxH gene encoding pyridoxamine 5'-phosphate oxidase, translating into MQVTNEFLQNLRQDYKSATLDESDVDDNPITQFKKWLDHSIDSQIFEPNAMTLATADKAGKPNARIVLLKGIDHNGFKFYTNYLSQKGKELKRNPYACLVFYWPELERQVRIEGTVEKLDKENSEAYFKTRPVASQIGAVTSPQSQIVPNRAFLEDKFEDFKLKNKDKEIIKPAHWGGYVVKPTRIEFWQGRSSRLHDRINFELAKGIWTKTRLAP
- a CDS encoding DUF1735 domain-containing protein — encoded protein: MKNNLKIYSLTLAFIACLFSSCVKEDNMFTDDGNGGVNGIVELGDLPPTRTAGATAVTYTTVTKSFDAAAEIDVPIVINYTGVNGAPNDVTVQLGIFNAAVTATNTAYTFLPTTLYTIPSNTVVIPKGQKKATFIIKVKAASFNFALTYALGIQITSASSGIISGNYGTGVFIFSAKNQWDGIYSIVSGTVTRFTAVGVVETPSTLNGSLLGNANITLTTNGANSNIVGNLRWFGGGAVAGIDNTIATINPTTNAVTMSALGNLTLANRAGLPNNYDPATKTFILNFDWNQTTAPRQYSIVLKYVGPRP
- a CDS encoding 5-(carboxyamino)imidazole ribonucleotide synthase, which encodes MAKQISELKLGILGGGQLGRMLIQQAINYNVTSLVLDPDPDAPCKHIANYFENGSITDYDTVYNFGKKADIITIEIEKVNIEALEQLEKEGKKVFPQSRVIRLIQDKGVQKQFFKENDIPTSPFQIVNTKEDIENSQIPFPYILKLRKDGYDGKGVMRINSSQDIENAFDAPCIIEKLVEFEKEVAIIVARNSNGDMKTFPMVEMDFNPEANLVEFLISPSTYAESLQQKAENIAKNIASALNITGILAVEMFVCSDGELLVNEVAPRPHNSGHQTIEGNYVSQFEQHLRSIYNLPLGDTSSITNAIMINLLGEKGSEGVARYENLEKILAVDGVFVHLYGKKYTKPYRKMGHVTIVDIDRDKAIEKARYVQKTLKVTA